The following are encoded in a window of Nocardioides houyundeii genomic DNA:
- a CDS encoding sigma-70 family RNA polymerase sigma factor: MTTRTATRTSVNREIEGRDSVGLYLDEIARTPLLDAALEVELSKTIEAGLMAEHLLAEGRVGRRKGGAPMRATQEELEWLAEQGREAVDTFVTANLRLVVSIARKYGRAQMPMLDLIQEGNTGLIRAVEKFDYTKGYKFSTYATWWVRQAITRGIAQQARVVRLPVHVVEELNQVGSARRTLERQLGRDPDPSEIAEELGLDVERVLDLMAWGRDHVSLDTPIDEDGDTSLGDLMAQETSPSPDLSVLDVESRERLGRLVSQLDDRSADIVRARYGLVDGRQHKLADIGARHGISAERVRQLEREALQKLRRLGDPDLAA; the protein is encoded by the coding sequence ATGACTACCCGGACCGCAACCCGCACCAGCGTGAACCGTGAGATCGAGGGACGCGACAGCGTCGGGCTCTACCTCGACGAGATCGCTCGCACGCCCCTTCTGGACGCCGCGCTCGAGGTCGAGCTCTCCAAGACCATCGAGGCCGGTCTCATGGCCGAGCACCTGTTGGCCGAGGGTCGGGTGGGCCGCCGCAAGGGTGGGGCCCCCATGCGTGCGACGCAGGAAGAGCTCGAGTGGCTGGCCGAGCAGGGCCGCGAGGCGGTCGACACCTTCGTGACCGCCAACCTGCGTCTGGTGGTCTCCATCGCCCGCAAGTACGGGCGGGCGCAGATGCCGATGCTCGACCTGATCCAGGAGGGCAACACCGGCCTGATCCGCGCCGTGGAGAAGTTCGACTACACCAAGGGCTACAAGTTCTCGACCTACGCCACGTGGTGGGTGCGTCAGGCGATCACCCGAGGCATCGCCCAGCAGGCGCGCGTGGTGCGGCTCCCGGTGCACGTCGTCGAGGAGCTCAACCAGGTCGGCAGCGCTCGCCGCACGCTGGAGCGCCAGCTCGGCCGGGACCCCGACCCGAGCGAGATCGCCGAGGAGCTCGGACTGGACGTGGAGCGCGTGCTCGACCTGATGGCCTGGGGCCGTGACCACGTCTCTCTGGACACGCCGATCGACGAGGACGGCGACACCTCCCTCGGCGACCTGATGGCCCAGGAGACGTCTCCCAGCCCGGACCTCAGCGTCCTGGACGTGGAGTCCCGCGAGCGGCTCGGCCGCTTGGTCTCCCAGCTCGACGACCGCTCCGCGGACATCGTCCGGGCCCGCTACGGCCTGGTGGACGGACGCCAGCACAAGCTGGCCGACATCGGTGCCCGGCACGGGATCTCAGCCGAGCGGGTGCGTCAGCTCGAGCGCGAGGCGCTCCAGAAGCTGCGCCGCCTCGGCGACCCCGACCTCGCAGCCTGA
- a CDS encoding S9 family peptidase: MQPPSPAPRPVTQQHHGRTRTDDYDWLRDKESREVLDHLAAENAWTAERTAHLAGLREQIFTEIKARTKETDLSVPTRNRGWWFYSRSFEGKDYGVSCRVPVVDAADWTPPRPDGDAAPDQPALPGEEVLLDLNELAEGHEFFSLGGSSLTLDGTLLAYATDTAGDERYTVRVKDLGTTELLPDVVTGVLGGVTWDVDGRSFYYTTVDESWRPDKVWRHRLGTAQEADQLVHHEPDGRFWVNVGRSRDDRFLFIVSGSKSTTEWSFRDTAQPDGEFVVFCPRREGLEYNLEPAVVAGRDVFLVLHNGSGPDFELALAPVVPTDPDDWQPVVSHDPAVRLEDVDAFATHLVIHQRSQALTQLRIIELTEAGLGEDYLVEFDREVYTVGAGSNPSFDQPLVRLGYTSLSVPSSVYDYDVRTRELTLLRRAPVLGGYDPEDYEEHRIWATARDGEQVPISVVARRGAWDDGPVPTLLYGYGAYEASIDPYFSIARLSLLDRGAAFAIAHVRGGGEVGRRWYDEGKLGNKPNTFNDFVDCARHLVETGRATPETLVAEGGSAGGLLIGAVLNQAPELFAGAVASVPFVDTLTSMLDSTLPLTVTEYEEWGNPEDDPQAYDLIASYSPYDNVTAQDYPPILAETSLNDTRVLYVEAAKWIARLRTTAVGRRDFLLRTEMEAGHGGVSGRYKSWHDRAFSLAWILDRMGLAETGSDR; this comes from the coding sequence ATGCAGCCGCCGTCCCCCGCACCTCGTCCCGTCACCCAGCAGCACCATGGTCGGACCCGCACCGACGACTACGACTGGTTGCGGGACAAGGAGTCCCGCGAGGTGCTGGACCACCTCGCGGCCGAGAACGCCTGGACGGCCGAGCGCACGGCGCACCTGGCGGGACTGCGCGAGCAGATCTTCACCGAGATCAAGGCACGCACCAAGGAGACCGACCTCTCCGTGCCCACCCGCAACCGCGGCTGGTGGTTCTACTCCCGCTCCTTCGAGGGCAAGGACTACGGCGTGAGCTGCCGGGTGCCGGTGGTTGACGCGGCCGACTGGACCCCGCCCCGGCCGGACGGCGACGCTGCCCCCGACCAGCCGGCACTGCCGGGCGAGGAGGTGCTCCTCGACCTCAACGAGCTCGCCGAGGGTCACGAGTTCTTCTCCCTCGGGGGCTCCTCGCTCACCCTGGACGGCACCCTGCTGGCCTACGCCACCGACACCGCCGGCGACGAGAGGTACACGGTCCGCGTCAAGGACCTCGGCACCACCGAGCTGCTCCCCGACGTGGTCACCGGCGTCCTCGGCGGTGTCACCTGGGACGTCGACGGACGCTCCTTCTACTACACCACCGTGGACGAGTCCTGGCGCCCCGACAAGGTGTGGCGTCACCGGCTCGGCACCGCCCAGGAGGCCGACCAGCTCGTGCACCACGAGCCGGACGGTCGATTCTGGGTCAACGTGGGGCGCAGCCGCGACGACCGCTTCCTGTTCATCGTCAGCGGCTCCAAGTCGACCACCGAGTGGTCCTTCCGGGACACCGCGCAGCCGGACGGCGAGTTCGTGGTCTTCTGCCCGCGCCGGGAGGGGCTGGAGTACAACCTCGAGCCGGCCGTGGTGGCTGGCCGGGACGTCTTCCTGGTGCTGCACAACGGCTCCGGGCCCGACTTCGAGCTCGCGCTCGCCCCGGTCGTCCCGACCGACCCCGACGACTGGCAGCCCGTCGTCAGCCACGACCCCGCGGTCCGCCTCGAGGACGTCGACGCCTTCGCCACCCACCTGGTGATCCACCAGCGCAGCCAGGCGCTGACCCAGCTGCGGATCATCGAGCTCACCGAGGCCGGGCTCGGCGAGGACTACCTGGTCGAGTTCGACCGCGAGGTCTACACCGTGGGTGCAGGGTCCAACCCGTCGTTCGACCAGCCCCTGGTGCGGCTCGGCTACACCTCGCTCTCGGTGCCCTCGTCGGTCTACGACTACGACGTACGCACCCGCGAGCTCACCCTGCTGCGCCGAGCCCCGGTGCTGGGCGGGTACGACCCCGAGGACTACGAGGAGCACCGGATCTGGGCCACCGCCCGGGACGGCGAGCAGGTGCCGATCTCGGTGGTGGCCCGTCGGGGCGCGTGGGACGACGGCCCGGTTCCCACGCTGCTCTACGGGTACGGCGCCTACGAGGCCTCGATCGACCCCTACTTCTCGATCGCCCGGCTCTCCCTGCTGGACCGGGGGGCGGCGTTCGCCATCGCCCACGTCCGCGGGGGTGGCGAGGTCGGCAGGCGTTGGTACGACGAGGGCAAGCTGGGCAACAAGCCCAACACCTTCAACGACTTCGTGGACTGTGCCCGGCACCTGGTGGAGACGGGCCGCGCCACCCCCGAGACGCTGGTGGCCGAGGGCGGGAGCGCCGGCGGCCTGCTGATCGGGGCGGTGCTCAACCAGGCCCCCGAGCTGTTCGCCGGAGCGGTGGCCAGCGTCCCGTTCGTGGACACCCTGACCAGCATGCTCGACTCCACCCTCCCGCTGACGGTGACCGAGTACGAGGAGTGGGGCAACCCGGAGGACGACCCGCAGGCCTACGACCTGATCGCCTCCTACTCCCCCTACGACAACGTCACGGCGCAGGACTATCCCCCGATCCTGGCCGAGACGTCCCTGAACGACACCCGCGTGCTCTACGTGGAGGCTGCCAAGTGGATCGCCAGGCTCCGCACCACCGCGGTGGGCCGTCGCGACTTCCTGCTCCGCACCGAGATGGAGGCGGGCCACGGTGGCGTCTCCGGTCGTTACAAGTCCTGGCACGACCGGGCGTTCTCCCTGGCCTGGATCCTGGACCGGATGGGGCTGGCGGAGACCGGTTCGGACCGCTGA
- a CDS encoding 5-oxoprolinase subunit PxpA has translation MHVDLNADLGEEVTDDVALLGLVTSANVACGYHAGSPAIMRAVCAEAARRGVSVGAQVSYADRENFGRLPREVAFDLLVEQVADQVGLLASIAESAGILVRYVKPHGALYHRVCEDEEQAAAVLAGSGELPVLGFPGSVLLRGAASAGRGTHPEGFPDRGYTDAGRLVPRGQPGAHVAGAEQVSARAVALARSGTVSSLCLHGDSPGAVAHAAAVRAALVGAGFELVPL, from the coding sequence ATGCACGTGGACCTGAACGCCGACCTCGGTGAGGAGGTCACCGACGACGTCGCGCTGCTCGGCCTGGTCACCAGCGCCAACGTCGCCTGCGGCTACCACGCCGGGAGTCCGGCCATCATGCGCGCAGTGTGCGCCGAGGCGGCACGCCGCGGCGTCTCGGTGGGCGCTCAGGTGTCCTACGCGGACCGGGAGAACTTCGGCCGGCTGCCCCGTGAGGTGGCCTTCGACCTGCTGGTCGAGCAGGTCGCCGACCAGGTGGGCCTGCTTGCCTCGATCGCGGAGTCCGCAGGGATCTTGGTGCGCTACGTGAAGCCGCACGGCGCCCTCTACCACCGGGTCTGCGAGGACGAGGAGCAGGCGGCGGCGGTGCTGGCGGGCTCCGGGGAGCTTCCGGTCCTGGGGTTTCCCGGCAGCGTGCTCCTCCGGGGCGCGGCGAGCGCCGGTCGTGGCACGCACCCCGAGGGGTTCCCGGACCGGGGCTACACCGACGCGGGTCGCCTGGTCCCCCGCGGGCAGCCCGGCGCGCACGTGGCCGGGGCGGAGCAGGTGTCGGCCAGGGCGGTCGCCCTGGCCCGGTCCGGCACGGTGAGCTCGTTGTGCCTGCACGGGGACAGCCCCGGCGCGGTGGCCCATGCCGCAGCGGTGCGCGCCGCCCTGGTCGGGGCCGGCTTCGAGCTGGTCCCGCTGTGA
- a CDS encoding 5-oxoprolinase subunit B family protein → MTSVGEHPAPATRRVGPRALLVEVADHHEARALASWIRTQLVSLTDVVPAARTVLLDGLDDPARVSQLVGGWRPGAVEPPHGRSVRIPVRYDGPDLAVVARSWGVTEDEVVRRHTGLELVSAFVGFAPGFSYLGGLPEEWSVPRLESPRSRVPAGAVAIADRWCAVYPGESPGGWLLLGRTDVTVWDLSQADEPSLLPPGTRVRFVAA, encoded by the coding sequence GTGACATCGGTCGGGGAGCACCCGGCCCCCGCCACCCGCCGTGTGGGCCCGCGGGCGCTGCTCGTGGAGGTGGCCGACCATCATGAGGCACGGGCGCTCGCGTCGTGGATCCGCACCCAGCTGGTCTCCCTCACCGACGTCGTACCCGCGGCCCGCACAGTGCTGCTGGACGGTCTGGACGATCCGGCGCGGGTCAGTCAGCTCGTCGGCGGGTGGCGGCCGGGGGCGGTGGAGCCTCCGCACGGACGATCGGTCCGGATCCCGGTCCGGTACGACGGCCCGGACCTGGCGGTCGTGGCGCGGAGCTGGGGCGTCACCGAGGACGAGGTGGTGCGTCGGCACACCGGCCTGGAGCTGGTCAGTGCCTTCGTCGGCTTCGCGCCCGGGTTCAGCTATCTCGGGGGGCTGCCGGAGGAGTGGTCTGTGCCGCGCCTGGAATCCCCGCGCTCCCGGGTCCCAGCAGGCGCCGTGGCGATCGCGGACCGCTGGTGCGCGGTCTACCCCGGCGAGTCACCAGGGGGCTGGCTCCTGCTCGGCCGCACCGACGTCACCGTGTGGGACCTGAGCCAGGCCGACGAGCCGTCACTGCTGCCTCCGGGCACCCGGGTCAGGTTCGTGGCGGCATGA
- a CDS encoding biotin-dependent carboxyltransferase family protein translates to MSLLVTDAGLLTTVQDRGRPGWAHLGVPRAGALDGPAAALANRLVGNPVSAALLEATLGGLRFRAERACLLAVTGAACRVDVGGRPAPWGAAFSVRAGTEVALGPASDGARCYVAVRGGIAVPPVLGSRSTDTLSWVGPPVVTEGTRLPLGAASGDGPADVVMTAAPHRRRELLLHLGPRADWVADPGSLDGATYRVGTDSDRVGLRLDGPVVRRARSGELMSEGIVLGAVQLPPSGLPLVFLHDHPTTGGYPVIAVVDEADLPVCAQARPGEELVLRLR, encoded by the coding sequence ATGAGCCTGCTGGTCACCGATGCTGGACTCCTGACGACGGTGCAGGACCGGGGCCGGCCCGGCTGGGCCCATCTCGGGGTGCCTCGGGCCGGTGCGCTGGACGGCCCGGCCGCGGCGCTGGCCAACCGGCTGGTGGGCAACCCGGTGTCCGCGGCGCTGCTGGAGGCCACCCTGGGGGGCCTGAGGTTCCGGGCCGAGCGGGCCTGCCTCCTGGCGGTCACCGGTGCCGCGTGCCGCGTCGACGTGGGCGGCCGGCCGGCTCCCTGGGGGGCTGCGTTCTCGGTCCGGGCGGGCACGGAGGTCGCGCTCGGCCCCGCCTCAGACGGTGCGCGCTGCTACGTCGCGGTGCGGGGCGGGATCGCCGTGCCGCCGGTCCTGGGCTCCAGGTCCACCGACACGTTGTCGTGGGTGGGGCCACCCGTGGTCACCGAGGGCACCAGGCTGCCCCTGGGTGCCGCCTCGGGCGACGGACCGGCAGACGTGGTGATGACCGCGGCGCCGCACCGGCGCCGCGAGCTCCTGCTGCACCTGGGTCCCCGGGCCGACTGGGTCGCGGATCCCGGCAGCCTCGACGGTGCGACCTACCGGGTGGGCACGGACTCGGACCGGGTGGGGCTGAGGCTGGACGGACCCGTCGTACGCCGCGCCCGGTCCGGGGAGCTGATGAGTGAGGGGATCGTGCTGGGTGCGGTGCAGCTGCCTCCCTCGGGCCTGCCGCTCGTCTTCCTGCACGACCACCCCACGACTGGTGGATATCCGGTGATCGCGGTGGTGGACGAGGCCGACCTCCCCGTGTGCGCCCAGGCCAGGCCGGGGGAGGAGCTGGTGCTACGCCTGCGGTGA
- a CDS encoding DNA polymerase IV, with translation MRTTASVLHLDLDAFFASVEQRDKPSLRGKPVIVGGTGGRGVVATASYEARRYGVRSAMSTREARARCPHAAFLSGRFHAYREASRIVMGLLQEVSPLVEPLSLDEAFVDLAAAGLPSLDVVTVATVAEHLRTGVHDRTGGLTASVGVGSSKFIAKVASELEKPDGLTVVPPGTERELLRPMHVSVIPGVGPATTERLRRAGITTVADLESISEDEAVRLLGKAQGHGLYQLARAQDDRAVVPEREAKSVSVEDTYDTDLTDRRLMEALLTRHATSVADRLRKQGHSGRTVTIKVRLHDFTTLSRSSTLSAPTDAAAVIARVARGLLVELDTSGGVRLLGVGVSGLADWIQDDLFGETALEDVPALPDPAQAPAPVSRSWSPGMDVVHAVHGRGWVWGSGRGVVTVRFETAETAPGPVRSFAIDDAALSPWVPTSPQA, from the coding sequence ATGCGCACCACCGCCTCGGTCCTGCACCTGGACCTGGACGCCTTCTTCGCCTCGGTCGAGCAGCGTGACAAGCCGTCGCTGCGCGGCAAGCCGGTGATCGTCGGGGGCACCGGGGGCCGCGGTGTGGTGGCCACGGCGTCGTACGAGGCTCGCCGGTACGGGGTCCGATCAGCCATGTCCACCCGGGAGGCGAGGGCTCGCTGTCCGCACGCCGCCTTCCTCTCGGGGCGCTTCCACGCCTACCGCGAGGCCAGCCGGATCGTCATGGGACTCCTCCAGGAGGTCTCTCCGCTGGTCGAGCCACTCTCCCTGGACGAGGCCTTCGTCGACCTCGCCGCCGCCGGGCTGCCCTCGCTCGACGTGGTCACCGTCGCGACGGTGGCCGAGCACCTGCGCACCGGGGTCCACGACCGGACCGGCGGACTGACCGCCTCGGTGGGGGTGGGCTCCTCGAAGTTCATCGCCAAGGTGGCCAGCGAGCTGGAGAAGCCCGACGGACTCACGGTGGTGCCGCCGGGCACCGAGCGCGAGCTGCTGCGTCCCATGCACGTCTCGGTGATCCCCGGGGTCGGCCCGGCCACCACCGAGCGCCTGCGTCGTGCGGGCATCACCACGGTCGCCGACCTCGAGTCGATCTCCGAGGACGAGGCCGTGCGCCTGCTCGGAAAGGCCCAGGGCCACGGCCTGTACCAGCTGGCCCGGGCCCAGGACGACCGCGCGGTGGTGCCCGAGCGTGAGGCCAAGTCCGTCAGCGTCGAGGACACCTACGACACGGACCTCACCGACCGCAGGCTCATGGAGGCGCTGCTCACCCGGCACGCCACCTCGGTGGCGGACAGGCTGCGCAAGCAGGGACACTCCGGTCGCACGGTCACGATCAAGGTCCGGCTGCACGACTTCACCACGCTCAGCCGCTCCAGCACGCTGAGCGCCCCCACCGACGCCGCGGCCGTCATCGCCCGCGTGGCAAGAGGCCTGCTCGTCGAGCTCGACACCTCCGGCGGCGTCCGGCTGCTCGGGGTCGGGGTCTCGGGCCTCGCGGACTGGATCCAGGACGACCTGTTCGGGGAGACCGCGCTCGAGGACGTCCCGGCGCTCCCCGACCCGGCCCAGGCCCCGGCGCCGGTGAGCAGGAGCTGGAGCCCGGGGATGGACGTCGTCCACGCCGTGCACGGACGCGGGTGGGTCTGGGGCTCGGGTCGGGGCGTGGTGACCGTGCGGTTCGAGACCGCCGAGACGGCGCCCGGCCCGGTGCGGTCCTTCGCGATCGACGACGCCGCGCTCTCCCCGTGGGTGCCGACCTCACCGCAGGCGTAG